The Candidatus Neomarinimicrobiota bacterium nucleotide sequence TATAGACAAAACGCTCTCAAGCGGACAATCATTCCGATGGACGAAAAACGAAGACGGTTCATGGCTCGGCTCAATTGAGGGGAATCGTTATAAACTCAATCAGCTGTCGAAAGATGGAAACGGTTCGGTCATTGAGTACGATACTTCATCCGTTGATAATAACGAGAGCAAGATAAAAAAGTTTTTCGATCTGGACAGGCGCTATTCCGATATTTTCGATTCTTTCCGTGATGATCCCTTTCTCTCCCAGGCAATGAAGGCTCATGCGGGTTTAAGGGTACTGACGCAAAACCCGTGGGAAACTATAATCTCTTTCATCCTTTCCACCGCAAGTAACATCCCGCGTATAAAAGGCAATATTGAACGGCTTTGCGCTTCATACGGAACAAAACGGATAGATATGTTCGGCGAATACAATGATTTTCCCACCGCAAAGAAGTTAGCAGCGGCTTCTGAAGATGAATTCAAAAAATTAGGTTTCGGTTACCGCGCTCCCTATGTGCTGAACAGCTCGATCATTATCGCTGAAGATAATGAATTCATATCTTCAATTAGACTGATGTCTTATGAAGACGGAAAGAAAAAATTGTGCGAACTTCCGGGTGTTGGCGAAAAAGTCGCTGATTGCGTCCTGCTCTTCTCATTTGGTTTCGGCGAGAGTTTCCCTGTGGATACATGGATTCTGAAAGTATTGAAAAAATATTATCGCGCGGATGAATCAATCAGCGCTAAAAAAGCGTCTGAATTCGGAAGGCAACGGTTCGGGAAATACGCCGGAGTTGTTCAGCAGTTTATGTTCGAGTATGGCCGGGAATTAAATCTGAAGTAAGTTTCTAAGTTCTTTAAAAAATCATCCCTCTTGTCATTCAGAGGAGCAGGGCGACTTCCCGCAATGACGAAAGGTTTTTGTGGATCAGGATTTATAGCCTGAACGCCACTTAATCCTATCCCTTTGAGAGGAGTGTCCGCCACTTGGCGGACGAGCCTGTCCGACCAGTGCCAGGCGGGTAATCTCAATATTGCGACATCGAGAGATTTCGAGATAATATCAGAATCACACCCTCCGTCACTTCGTGACACCTCCCTCAAGGGAGGAGGTTTACTCCCCATCCTTTTTAAGGAGGGGATAAAGAGGTGGTTGATTATTAAGCAGCGAGTCAGGATTTAGCCTGACCGTGAAGAAGACCGATTAGTCCTCCATTATCTCTTTTTCCTTTACTACCACCGTCTCATCAACAAGTTTGATATATTTATCCGTGTCATCCTGAATGTTGTCATGGGCTATTTTAAGATCATCCTCGGAAATATGTCCCTCGTCTTTCAGCATATCAATATGATGATTGGCATCTTTGCGGATGTTACGGATAGCCACCCTGCCGTCTTCCGACATTTTATGTATCACCTTCACCAATTCTATTCTCCGCTCTTCTGTGAGCGCAGGAATCGGAATGCGAATCATATTCCCGTCATTGGTAGGAGTCAGTCCCAGCTCGGACATTGCGATTGCCTTTTCGATGTCCGCCATAGCGGACTTATCGTAAGGCTGTATAGCGATGAGCCGCGGCTCAGGGATACTTATTCCCGCTAACTGGACAAGAGGAGTCGGTGTGCCGTAATAGTCAACAGTGATGTGGTCGAGAAGACTCGTTGATGCCCTGCCTGTTCGCACAGCGGAGAAATGATGCTTGGTCGAATCCACTGATTTTTGCATTCTTTCTTGTGTGTCCTTGTAAATATCCTCAATCATTTTTCACTCCCGATACTGTTGAGCCAATATTTTCACCGGTAAGTAATTTAATGAGATTTCCCGGTGTCTTCATATTATATACTTTTATAGGTAAATTATTTTCCATGCAGAGACTGATCGCGGTGCTATCCATTACACGGAGATTTTTCTCAAGTATGTCCATATATTTGAGTTCGGGAATCAGCTTTGCGTCTGTGTTCTTTTCCGGGTCACTGTCATAAACCCCATCAACTTTTGTTCCCTTGATAAGAATTTCCGCTCCGATTTCAATGCTCCGCAGAGCGGCGGCGGTATCAGTTGTAAAATAAGGGCTGCCCGTTCCTGCGGAGAACAATACTACCCGCCCTCTCTCAAGGTGCCTCACAGCTCTGCGCCTGATATACGGTTCGGAGATTTCGTCCATTTTAATAGCCGTCATTGCGCGGGTCTTTATCCCCTTTTTTTCAAGAGCGTCCTGCATTGCCAGGGAATTAATGATAGTGGCGAGCATACCCATTTGGTCGCCTGTCGCCCGATCTATCTCAGAATCTTTTGCGTTTAATCCCCTGAAGATGTTTCCACCTCCGATGACTATCCCCATCTGAACGCCTGTAGATGTCGCTTCAACGATTTCTGATGCGATTTCTCTTACCGTATTCGAATCAATGCCGAATTCTTTATCTCCGGCGAGAACTTCACCGCTGAATTTTAGCAGCACTCGCTTGTATATGGATTCAGGCATCTATTCGGTTTCCAATTTCACTGAATATATAACTTTGCGCAGTTAAATGCAAAATCGAAACTGTCGCGCCTATGGAATACAGATCACGCTGAAAATAGAAAATGCCGACATCTGAGTCGGCATCAACTGAATTTAATTTAATAATGGGAAATGTTTTCAGGCTTTGGAATTATCTCCGAGTTGAAAACGGCTAAATCTGCTTATAGTAATATTTTCGCCCAGCGTTCCCACGGAAGCTTTTATGATATCCGATATTGATTGGCTCGGCTCTTTTATATAAGCCTGCTCCATTAGACATACCTGCTTATACCACTTGTCCATCTTACCGTCAATTATCTTGTCTATCATATTCTCGGGTTTGCCTTCAAGGTCTTTACTTCCCGCGTGAACTTCCCGTTCTCTTTCGGCAAGTTCTTCAGGTATTTCGTCCCGGGTTACTGCAATAGGATTTGAGGCTGCTATCTGCATCGATACTTCTTTCGCCAATTTGAGAAATTCGTCGGTTCTTGCGACAAAATCAGTCTCACAATTTATTTCTACGATCACACCAAGTTTATTTCCGGGATGAATGTATGAAAGCACTGCCCCTTCATTCGCTTCCCTGCTTGATTTTGATTCTGCCTTCGCAATCCCCATTTTTCTTAGGTTATCGAATGCCTTTTCGATGTCTCCGTCTGCCTCTTTTAATGCGTTGCGGCAGTCAAGGACACCCGCCCCCGTTTTATCACGCAGCTGTTTAACTAGCTCAGCGCTTATTTCCATTTCTTATACTTTCTCCGCTTCGGGTTCGGTTTTCTCAATCTCTAATTTTTCTCTTCGCAGCTCAAGGGAGGCGACTACGGTGTCAACAAGTCGTTGAATTATCAGAGAAATAGTTCTCAGAGAATCATCGTTTGCAGGTATCACGTGATCTATCAATGTTGGGTCTGTATCGGTATCAATAAGACCTATTATAGGTATATCTAATTTCCTCGCTTCTTTAATAGCAGTATCTTCATGTTTACCGTCAACTAACACCATCAGATCGGGCAGGCGTTTCATCGCTTTAATGCCGCTAAATACATTATCAAGTTTGAGGCGCTCCCGCTCGAGTGTCAGGACTTCTTTTTTGGTCAGTCCTTCATACATCTTGGCGCCTTCTTCCTCAAACTTCTCTAATTTCTTAATGCTTTTACGAATCGTAGAGAAATTTGTCAATGTTCCGCCAAGCCACCGATGGGTGATGTAATACATTCCGCACCGTTCTGCCTCTTTACGGATAAGACCTTTAGTCTGTTTCTTGGTACCCACGAAAAGGATGGTCCCGCCTTCCGAAACTGCATTGCTAATTATATTTACAGCCTCTTCAATCTGGGATTTAGTTTTGCTCAGGTCGATCAAATGAATGGAATTTTTTTCCATAAAAATGTATGGCTCCATCTTCGGATGCCATTTCCTTGTCAGATGCCCAAAATGAGCGCCCGTATCTAATAACTGTTGTATACTAATTTCGTCCAATAGAACCTTCTGATTTTATCTCTTAGAGAATTGAAATGCTCTTCGCGCCCCACGAAGACCATATTTCTTTCGTTCAACCATACGAGAATCGCGTGTAAGAAAACCTGCTTTCTTCAAAACGGGTCGAAGCTCCTCGTCTATTTTCAGTAATGCCCTTGAAATTCCGAGCCTGATTGCTCCTGCCTGCGAACTCAAGCCGCCCCCTTTTACGGTGGCGATAACATCGTATTTGGAATCTGCTTCGATTGCGCCAAATGGCTGGTTTATTACGTATTGAAGGGATTTTCTGGGAAAATAATCGTCAACTTCACGCTTATTGATACTGAATCCACCTTTTCCCGACACTAACCAAACTCTTGCTATTGCTTTCTTTCTTCTACCTGTACCGTAAAAATTTTCTTTTTTTACCATAAATTCCTAAACTTCTAACACTTTTGGTTCTTGCGCGCTGTGTGGATGGTCCGAACCGGCATAAACTTTAAGTTTCCTGAATAATGCCCTGCCGAGTTTTGTGTGAGGCAGCATCCCCTTGACAGCCTTCTCAATCACACGTTCTGGATTCGATTCCATCATATCTTTTAAAATTGTCTCTTTTATACCACCCGGGTAACCGGTGTGCCTGTAATATTTTTTAGTTTCATATTTATTGCCGGTAACTTTGATTTTCTCTGCGTTGATGATTACTACGAAATCGCCGCCGTCCATATGATAAGCGAATTTCGGTTTATGTTTTCCCATGAGTAAGTGCGAAACTTTTGCCGCTAATCTGCCCAGCACTTTGTCTTCCGCGTCTATCAGAAGCCAATCGCGTTGCAGTTCATCTTGTTTCGGACTGTATGTTCCCATCACTTTTTCCTGTTCCTCAATAAATACATTGTTCAGCCGCAAAAAGTATATTCAAACCGCAAGATAGTCAAGGTTTTTTTTGATATAACACGCTGTTTTTGGGAAATAATTCGGTCTGTTGGTAAAGTTGGATCTGAGCTGGATATTTTTGCCGTAATTTTCTTCCTCCGGCGTCATTGCGAACGCGCATTTATGTTAGTGAAGTCTGTCCGACTGATGTCAGGCGGGGACGGTGTGATTATATTATTAACTTTAAATTTTCGATTCCGATTGATTACACACCTCGCCCGCCAAGTGGCGGACACTCCCCTCAAGGGGAGAAGAAAAACATCGTCAATTCGAATCGCCGAGCGAAATGGTGAGCGTATTAATCGTCCGATCAACGACCTTAATTTCGTAATCCCCGAAACTCTTCCCGTTAAGTTCCGCAGCCATCTTTTCAGGAGTGGAACGCGCGATCAATTCAAACTCCGCTGAAATACCGTTATAGTTCCGGCTCCTTACAGCAAACAGCCCGTGGACAGCGCTATCCAGCCATTTTTTGAAGTTGGTAAAGCTGTTGAAATCGTGCAGATTCTGCACTTTTAGAAGAATCTGCCTACCGGCGTTTACCTCGGTTTTCCACCGATATTGAATAACTGCGGACAATTCTTCCGAGACTTTCGAAGAAACCTTGGCGATAGCTCGGGCAGCCCCTAATGCAGGGTTACGATGCGGGTAAATCGCGTGTCCGGAGACCTCAGCAATTACAACGCCGTTATTTACTTTCACCGCTTGAAGCCGGACGGTAGCCTGAATTGAGATTATCGCTCCGGAACTTCGGTCTGTGTCCTCAACGATTGACAATTCAGATTCTCCGATTATCACCACGTCAGCGCCCAGCTCATCGGCAAGATTGATAGCTACCGAATCTTCGATTCTCGCCAATTTCAGATCAGCAGCAAATGAAACAATTTTTTCCGAATCCATATTAACAAACTCAAATCCCTTCTTTTTGAATTTGGCAAGAAGGGTTTGTTCCACCGATCCCAAGCCGCCGTAGCTGTCGAAATCAGAAGACGATTCTCTAACTAAAAGCATAAGACTCGGCATTCCGAGACGATTGTGCAGCAATCCCAAAACGTCCAGGTCTTTTTCAATTTCTTTCCAATCCACCAAAGCGCGGAGAGTGACGACATAAAGGCTGTCAATATTTATCCCGGATGAGATAATTTCGAAAAGGCGAATATATCTAAATCTGTTTGA carries:
- a CDS encoding UMP kinase, with translation MPESIYKRVLLKFSGEVLAGDKEFGIDSNTVREIASEIVEATSTGVQMGIVIGGGNIFRGLNAKDSEIDRATGDQMGMLATIINSLAMQDALEKKGIKTRAMTAIKMDEISEPYIRRRAVRHLERGRVVLFSAGTGSPYFTTDTAAALRSIEIGAEILIKGTKVDGVYDSDPEKNTDAKLIPELKYMDILEKNLRVMDSTAISLCMENNLPIKVYNMKTPGNLIKLLTGENIGSTVSGVKND
- the rpsB gene encoding 30S ribosomal protein S2 codes for the protein MDEISIQQLLDTGAHFGHLTRKWHPKMEPYIFMEKNSIHLIDLSKTKSQIEEAVNIISNAVSEGGTILFVGTKKQTKGLIRKEAERCGMYYITHRWLGGTLTNFSTIRKSIKKLEKFEEEGAKMYEGLTKKEVLTLERERLKLDNVFSGIKAMKRLPDLMVLVDGKHEDTAIKEARKLDIPIIGLIDTDTDPTLIDHVIPANDDSLRTISLIIQRLVDTVVASLELRREKLEIEKTEPEAEKV
- the tsf gene encoding translation elongation factor Ts, with the protein product MEISAELVKQLRDKTGAGVLDCRNALKEADGDIEKAFDNLRKMGIAKAESKSSREANEGAVLSYIHPGNKLGVIVEINCETDFVARTDEFLKLAKEVSMQIAASNPIAVTRDEIPEELAEREREVHAGSKDLEGKPENMIDKIIDGKMDKWYKQVCLMEQAYIKEPSQSISDIIKASVGTLGENITISRFSRFQLGDNSKA
- the frr gene encoding ribosome recycling factor, which produces MIEDIYKDTQERMQKSVDSTKHHFSAVRTGRASTSLLDHITVDYYGTPTPLVQLAGISIPEPRLIAIQPYDKSAMADIEKAIAMSELGLTPTNDGNMIRIPIPALTEERRIELVKVIHKMSEDGRVAIRNIRKDANHHIDMLKDEGHISEDDLKIAHDNIQDDTDKYIKLVDETVVVKEKEIMED
- the rplM gene encoding 50S ribosomal protein L13; translated protein: MGTYSPKQDELQRDWLLIDAEDKVLGRLAAKVSHLLMGKHKPKFAYHMDGGDFVVIINAEKIKVTGNKYETKKYYRHTGYPGGIKETILKDMMESNPERVIEKAVKGMLPHTKLGRALFRKLKVYAGSDHPHSAQEPKVLEV
- the rpsI gene encoding 30S ribosomal protein S9, which codes for MVKKENFYGTGRRKKAIARVWLVSGKGGFSINKREVDDYFPRKSLQYVINQPFGAIEADSKYDVIATVKGGGLSSQAGAIRLGISRALLKIDEELRPVLKKAGFLTRDSRMVERKKYGLRGARRAFQFSKR